In the Qipengyuania pelagi genome, one interval contains:
- a CDS encoding ABC1 kinase family protein, with product MADEPSDTPRHRAVPSGRVARLGTFGRLAGGVAGGVIGEGARRLARGERPRMRDLLLTPGNVGRLADRLSHLRGAAMKLGQMISMDAGDFLPAELAAIMAQLREQAYRMPPKQLAGVLAREWGADWKTRLSAFDANPIAAASIGQVHRARLPDGTELAIKVQYPGVAESIDADVDNVATLLRVSSLLPRELDLGPLLDEAKHQLHEEADYEREAGEMRRFADWLEDDARYRVPRPIEELTTQRILAMEFVAGDPIEALETTPQDVRDTAMRDLMALVLRELFEFGAMQTDPNFANYRYDRENERLILLDFGAARDLKPATAEGYRAILAAGLAEDRAAVRRATIAAGFLGEAAAARHSALVDRMIDIIVTEMNRPGPFDFGDRAFVATLREQGMEMAADRATWHIPPVDTLFVQRKISGTALLAARLKARVDVRALVRSYVTP from the coding sequence ATGGCTGACGAACCTTCCGACACACCTCGCCACCGCGCCGTCCCGAGCGGCCGCGTCGCGCGCCTCGGCACGTTCGGGCGATTGGCAGGCGGAGTCGCAGGCGGCGTCATCGGAGAAGGCGCGCGGCGCTTGGCACGGGGCGAACGGCCCAGGATGCGCGACCTTCTGCTGACGCCGGGCAATGTCGGCCGCCTCGCCGATCGCCTGTCGCATCTGCGCGGCGCGGCGATGAAGCTGGGCCAGATGATCTCCATGGACGCGGGCGATTTCCTCCCCGCCGAACTGGCCGCGATCATGGCCCAATTGCGCGAACAGGCCTATCGGATGCCGCCCAAGCAGCTTGCCGGGGTCCTCGCGCGCGAATGGGGCGCGGACTGGAAGACGCGACTCTCGGCCTTCGACGCCAACCCCATCGCCGCCGCCTCGATCGGCCAGGTCCACCGCGCCCGCCTGCCCGATGGGACCGAGCTGGCGATCAAGGTCCAGTATCCCGGTGTCGCGGAAAGCATCGATGCCGATGTCGACAATGTCGCGACGCTTCTGCGCGTGTCCAGCCTGCTGCCGCGCGAACTCGATCTCGGTCCCCTGCTGGACGAGGCCAAACACCAGCTCCACGAAGAAGCGGATTACGAACGCGAGGCGGGCGAGATGCGGCGCTTCGCCGACTGGCTGGAGGATGACGCGCGCTACCGCGTCCCGCGCCCGATCGAGGAACTGACCACGCAGCGCATCCTCGCCATGGAATTCGTGGCGGGCGATCCGATCGAAGCGCTCGAAACCACGCCGCAGGATGTTCGCGACACGGCGATGCGCGATCTGATGGCGCTGGTGCTGCGCGAATTGTTCGAATTCGGCGCGATGCAGACCGATCCGAATTTCGCCAATTACCGCTATGATCGGGAGAACGAGCGGCTCATCCTCTTGGATTTCGGTGCGGCACGCGATCTGAAGCCCGCTACGGCAGAAGGCTATCGCGCCATCCTTGCGGCAGGGCTGGCTGAGGACCGCGCAGCAGTGCGCCGCGCCACCATTGCAGCGGGCTTCCTGGGTGAAGCGGCGGCGGCGCGGCACAGCGCGCTGGTGGATCGCATGATCGACATCATCGTTACCGAAATGAACCGCCCCGGCCCGTTCGATTTCGGCGACCGGGCCTTTGTGGCCACCTTACGCGAACAGGGTATGGAAATGGCCGCCGACCGGGCGACCTGGCACATCCCTCCGGTCGATACCCTGTTCGTCCAGCGCAAGATCAGCGGCACCGCCTTACTGGCCGCGCGCCTGAAGGCCCGCGTCGATGTACGCGCTCTGGTTCGGTCCTACGTCACGCCATAG
- a CDS encoding M16 family metallopeptidase — translation MDMASTSTSAAPMADAGDMGTAKPAELASLIDEVEIPYEKFTLQNGLDVIVHTDRKAPIVAVAVWYNVGSKDEPKGESGFAHLFEHLMFNGSENAPEDYFQYLQEMGATDYNGTTNFDRTNYFQTVPTAALERALWLESDRMGYLLGAVTQQKLDNQRGVVQNEKRQGDNQPGGLVFYEIIKALFPAPHPYDHTPIGSMADLDAATMDTVQKWFRDNYGPNNATLVLAGDISPEQARPMVEKYFGPIARGPVNEPAMAEITELSSDVRTVMKDQVAATNIAKYWTAPGMLDRELTALTVGTQILGGLASSRLDNALVRDEKLAVGVSAGNFSFQRVGILNVSATARPGVDPALVEKRLNELVADFIRTGPTEDEVRRAATSTVSGTIRGLEQVGGFGGKAVTLASGEVLADDPDYFAKQLEILATLTPGEVQAAMQRWMTRPSMTLVLEPGERDGTYEEAASVAAAPTSAEDAIAEEQITVTKIRPKPPIAGTAELDFPDVQHVTLANGMRLNYAQRDAVPATYVTMSFDAGSAADPRDKRGLESLALGLFDEGTTTMSSQQIAEARERLGASISTGGGVDRSSFTLSSLSANLVPSLELMSDIIRNPAFADAEIERVRNQQLTGIQQELRTPQSIAARALAPLVYGADNPYGGPGSGTTESVQSITRADITGFKDRWIRPDNGQVFVVSDRPLNEIVTALNAVFGDWQAPNVAKGTKSFGSMAAMPTEPRVVLINRPNSPQSFILGGQRTPVDPREPTYVDFLNANNALGGNFLARLNMNLRESKGWSYGVRGAPQTNENAVGYVISAPVQADRTGDALAELIRETGDFLDSNGVTDAELERIVTAQIGELPGQFETSGAVLGAMQQNALYGRPDNYYETLAARYRAQTGESLDAAVRAAIDPDRFVWVVVGDASVVRPQLDQLGLDVEVREMGQ, via the coding sequence ATGGACATGGCGAGCACGTCCACGTCCGCCGCTCCGATGGCCGATGCGGGCGACATGGGGACGGCCAAGCCCGCCGAACTCGCTTCGCTGATCGACGAGGTGGAAATCCCCTACGAGAAGTTCACGCTCCAGAACGGGCTCGACGTCATCGTCCATACCGACCGCAAGGCGCCCATCGTGGCGGTCGCGGTTTGGTACAATGTCGGGTCGAAGGACGAGCCCAAGGGCGAAAGCGGCTTTGCGCACCTGTTCGAACATCTGATGTTCAACGGATCGGAAAACGCGCCGGAAGACTACTTCCAGTACCTCCAGGAAATGGGCGCCACCGATTACAACGGCACCACCAATTTCGACCGCACCAATTATTTCCAGACGGTCCCCACCGCCGCGCTGGAACGCGCGCTGTGGCTGGAAAGCGACCGGATGGGCTATCTGCTTGGCGCGGTGACCCAGCAAAAGCTCGATAACCAGCGCGGCGTCGTCCAGAACGAGAAGCGCCAGGGCGACAACCAGCCCGGCGGCCTCGTCTTCTACGAAATCATCAAGGCCCTCTTCCCGGCGCCCCACCCCTACGACCACACGCCGATCGGTTCGATGGCCGATCTCGATGCGGCGACGATGGACACCGTGCAAAAGTGGTTCCGCGACAATTACGGCCCGAACAACGCGACGCTCGTGCTCGCCGGCGATATCTCGCCCGAACAGGCGCGCCCGATGGTCGAGAAGTATTTCGGCCCGATCGCGCGCGGCCCGGTGAACGAGCCCGCCATGGCCGAAATCACCGAGCTTTCCAGTGATGTACGCACGGTGATGAAGGATCAGGTCGCCGCGACCAATATCGCCAAATACTGGACCGCGCCGGGTATGCTCGACCGCGAATTGACCGCGCTGACCGTGGGCACGCAGATCCTCGGCGGCCTCGCCTCCAGCCGCCTCGACAATGCGCTGGTGCGCGACGAGAAGCTGGCCGTCGGCGTTTCGGCGGGCAATTTCAGCTTCCAGCGCGTCGGCATCCTCAATGTCAGCGCCACCGCGCGTCCCGGCGTCGATCCGGCGCTCGTCGAAAAACGCCTCAACGAACTGGTCGCCGATTTCATCCGCACCGGCCCGACCGAGGACGAGGTGCGCCGCGCCGCGACCAGCACCGTCTCCGGCACGATCCGCGGCCTCGAGCAGGTTGGCGGTTTCGGCGGCAAGGCGGTCACGCTGGCATCGGGCGAAGTCCTGGCCGACGATCCCGACTATTTCGCCAAGCAGCTCGAAATCCTCGCCACGCTGACGCCGGGCGAGGTGCAGGCCGCGATGCAGCGCTGGATGACGCGCCCGTCGATGACGCTGGTCCTCGAACCGGGTGAGCGCGACGGGACTTATGAAGAGGCCGCGTCGGTGGCCGCCGCCCCGACCTCAGCCGAAGACGCCATTGCCGAAGAGCAGATCACCGTCACCAAGATCCGGCCCAAGCCGCCGATCGCGGGCACGGCGGAACTGGACTTCCCCGATGTCCAGCACGTCACGCTCGCCAACGGAATGCGCCTCAATTACGCGCAGCGCGACGCGGTGCCGGCGACTTACGTGACCATGTCCTTCGATGCCGGCAGCGCCGCCGATCCGCGCGACAAGCGTGGGCTCGAATCGCTGGCGCTCGGCCTGTTCGACGAAGGCACCACGACCATGAGCTCGCAGCAGATCGCCGAGGCGCGCGAACGGCTGGGCGCCAGCATCTCGACCGGCGGCGGTGTCGACCGGTCGAGCTTCACCCTGTCCTCGCTCTCCGCCAATCTGGTGCCTTCGCTCGAACTGATGAGCGACATCATCCGCAACCCCGCCTTCGCCGATGCGGAGATCGAGCGGGTCCGCAACCAGCAGCTGACGGGCATCCAGCAGGAACTCCGCACGCCCCAGAGCATCGCTGCGCGCGCGCTCGCTCCGCTCGTCTACGGGGCGGACAATCCCTATGGCGGACCGGGCAGCGGCACCACGGAATCGGTCCAGTCGATCACCCGCGCGGACATCACCGGCTTCAAGGATCGCTGGATCCGGCCCGATAACGGCCAGGTCTTCGTGGTTTCCGATCGTCCGCTGAACGAAATCGTGACCGCGCTGAACGCCGTATTCGGTGACTGGCAGGCGCCGAACGTGGCGAAGGGCACCAAGAGCTTCGGCAGCATGGCCGCCATGCCGACCGAGCCGCGCGTGGTGCTGATCAACCGCCCCAACTCGCCGCAGAGCTTCATCCTCGGCGGGCAGCGCACGCCGGTCGATCCGCGTGAGCCGACCTATGTCGATTTCCTCAACGCCAATAACGCGCTGGGCGGTAATTTCCTCGCGCGCCTCAACATGAACCTGCGCGAGAGCAAGGGTTGGAGCTATGGCGTGCGCGGCGCGCCGCAGACCAATGAGAACGCGGTCGGCTACGTGATCTCGGCCCCGGTCCAGGCGGACCGGACGGGCGACGCGCTGGCCGAGCTGATCCGCGAGACCGGCGACTTCCTCGACAGCAACGGCGTCACCGATGCCGAACTGGAACGGATCGTCACGGCGCAGATCGGCGAATTGCCGGGCCAGTTCGAAACCTCGGGCGCGGTCCTCGGCGCGATGCAGCAGAACGCGCTCTACGGCCGCCCCGACAATTACTACGAGACGCTGGCGGCCCGCTACCGCGCGCAGACCGGCGAAAGCCTCGATGCGGCGGTTCGCGCGGCGATCGATCCCGATCGCTTCGTCTGGGTCGTGGTCGGCGATGCGAGCGTGGTGCGCCCGCAGCTCGACCAGCTCGGCCTCGACGTGGAAGTGCGCGAGATGGGCCAGTAA
- a CDS encoding tRNA (cytidine(34)-2'-O)-methyltransferase, translating to MTSIVLVQPEIPGNTGAVGRTCVALDMELILIHPLGFEISDKRVKRSGLDYWQHIRLVEFGSWEAFMADRAPRGDQMFLFEEFAARSFYEPDYPADAYLVFGRETKGIPEPILAAHREALVKLPMRSTQVRSLNLANTVAAAAYQAVRAHL from the coding sequence ATGACCTCCATCGTCCTCGTCCAGCCCGAGATACCCGGCAACACCGGTGCGGTGGGGCGCACCTGCGTGGCGCTCGATATGGAGTTGATCCTGATCCACCCGCTCGGCTTCGAGATTTCGGACAAGCGCGTGAAGCGCTCCGGCCTCGATTACTGGCAGCATATCCGGCTGGTCGAATTTGGCTCCTGGGAGGCGTTCATGGCCGATCGCGCGCCGCGCGGAGACCAGATGTTCCTATTCGAGGAATTCGCAGCGCGCAGCTTCTACGAGCCCGACTATCCCGCGGACGCCTATCTCGTGTTCGGGCGCGAGACCAAGGGGATTCCCGAGCCGATCCTGGCCGCCCATCGCGAGGCGCTCGTTAAATTACCGATGCGGTCCACCCAAGTGCGCTCGCTCAATCTCGCCAACACCGTCGCAGCGGCGGCCTATCAGGCGGTGCGCGCGCATCTCTGA
- a CDS encoding GIY-YIG nuclease family protein — MTFNALLEGANIDPAKVVVFRHRPTEPELNRNFDWIVAERPDLFDCYQNTHNSRTESAVKRARHVASFLRRGPGEAVFVGLYDIDGWEDLTSRQWAARPLHQELETYGMAGASGGATRETIAQFKLLETEFLEDWKRKLIIQWPGLERSWYRWADRNVFPVLAIAEDDLLARDMPVWSDISLTRAQIAILPRKWCDALRQWRGVYLIIDRSDRRLYVGSAGGNENLLQRWRDYARSGHGGNKHLKDRDPQNFTFSILQRVSPDLPQDELVRIETSWKTRLGSYWPDGLNDN; from the coding sequence TTGACCTTCAATGCTTTGCTGGAGGGCGCGAATATCGACCCGGCCAAGGTTGTGGTTTTTCGCCATCGACCGACCGAGCCTGAGCTCAATCGAAATTTCGACTGGATCGTGGCCGAGCGTCCCGATCTGTTCGATTGCTACCAGAATACGCACAACTCCCGAACCGAATCCGCTGTGAAGCGTGCGCGTCATGTTGCCAGTTTCTTGCGACGCGGGCCGGGTGAGGCTGTGTTCGTCGGTCTCTACGACATCGACGGTTGGGAAGACCTCACCAGCAGGCAATGGGCGGCTCGTCCGCTACACCAAGAACTTGAAACATACGGAATGGCCGGTGCTTCGGGGGGAGCCACTCGCGAGACGATCGCCCAGTTCAAATTGCTCGAGACCGAATTTCTCGAGGACTGGAAGCGTAAGCTCATCATTCAATGGCCCGGCTTGGAGCGGTCATGGTATCGCTGGGCCGATCGCAATGTCTTCCCCGTTTTGGCTATCGCCGAAGACGATTTGCTTGCGCGCGATATGCCCGTGTGGTCGGACATTAGCCTCACTCGAGCCCAGATTGCGATACTGCCACGAAAATGGTGCGATGCCTTGCGACAATGGCGGGGCGTTTATCTGATAATCGATCGCTCGGACCGGAGGCTATACGTTGGCTCTGCGGGTGGAAACGAGAACCTTCTTCAGCGGTGGCGCGATTATGCCCGTTCCGGACACGGCGGGAATAAGCACCTCAAAGATCGAGATCCGCAGAATTTTACGTTTTCGATCCTGCAACGCGTATCGCCCGATCTCCCGCAGGACGAGCTGGTGCGTATCGAGACAAGCTGGAAGACCCGGCTGGGCAGCTACTGGCCCGATGGCCTGAACGACAACTGA
- a CDS encoding S46 family peptidase — MRRYVTTAALLAGAATIAMPAAAKEGMYTPDQLPEIAADLRETGLEISPEALSDLTGFPMGAIVSLGGCSASFVSPEGLVVTNHHCARGSVQYNSTAENNYLENGFLAETKDAELQAAPGSRIYVTVAESDVTERMREGTERLSPNARYDTIEQRMKDITAECEQDAGYRCLVASFYGGDQYKLIKRLEVRDVRLVYAPADSIGKYGGDIDNWMWPRHTGDFSFYRAYVAPDGSAADYSPNNVPFKPEHHLKVSRAGLEDGDFVMAAGYPGSTSRYATLTEVENTFGWQYPMMVTMLNEWIDTIEETAPEGSDARVKYESRLAGLNNYEKNLRGQIEGARRVGLIDRRRIRERSLADWIAQDRSRAQYGRAVRDLQALSAESAAAAREDYLYNYATNSQMLGTAQRLYRLAKERQKPDAQRDPGFQERDMTFFRQGLQALDRRYDPAVDKAEWMLFLDQYLDQPANGRVAVLDRALGLTGNVDRAALSQRLDTYYAQTDLDSAEQRLALMNATPAQLEASGDPFMKLAVALYDYERGLETESEARAGRMLAVRPTYMEAITDWQRSQGVVTYPDANSTLRVTYGKVLGGVPRDGMAYLPFTTLEGILEKDTGEDPFNAPAKQLEEIRQRDYGPYKLDSIGSVPVNFLSDLDSTGGNSGSATLNSRAELVGLLFDGTFESVNSDWDFDPKTTRTIHVDTRYMLWVMDKVDGADALIEEMDIVD; from the coding sequence ATGCGTAGATACGTCACCACCGCCGCCTTGCTGGCTGGCGCCGCCACCATCGCCATGCCCGCCGCCGCCAAGGAAGGCATGTACACGCCCGACCAGCTGCCCGAGATCGCCGCCGATCTGCGCGAAACGGGCCTGGAAATCTCGCCCGAGGCGCTGTCCGACCTCACCGGATTCCCGATGGGCGCGATCGTCTCGCTGGGCGGGTGTTCGGCCAGCTTCGTCTCGCCCGAGGGGCTGGTGGTGACGAACCACCACTGCGCGCGCGGATCGGTGCAGTACAATTCCACCGCCGAGAACAATTATCTCGAAAACGGCTTCCTCGCCGAGACCAAGGACGCCGAATTGCAGGCTGCGCCGGGATCGCGCATCTATGTGACGGTCGCGGAAAGCGACGTGACCGAGCGGATGCGCGAAGGGACCGAGCGCCTTTCGCCCAATGCCCGCTACGACACGATCGAACAGCGCATGAAGGACATCACCGCCGAATGCGAGCAGGACGCGGGCTATCGCTGCCTCGTCGCGAGCTTCTATGGCGGGGACCAGTACAAGCTCATCAAGCGGCTCGAAGTGCGCGACGTGCGCCTCGTCTACGCGCCGGCGGATTCGATCGGGAAGTATGGCGGCGATATCGATAACTGGATGTGGCCGCGCCACACCGGCGATTTCAGCTTTTACCGCGCCTATGTCGCGCCCGACGGGTCGGCGGCGGACTATTCGCCGAACAACGTGCCGTTCAAGCCCGAACATCACCTGAAGGTGAGCCGCGCCGGCCTTGAGGACGGGGATTTCGTGATGGCGGCGGGCTATCCCGGATCGACCTCGCGCTACGCCACGCTGACCGAGGTGGAGAACACCTTCGGCTGGCAATATCCGATGATGGTGACGATGCTCAACGAGTGGATCGACACGATCGAGGAAACCGCGCCCGAAGGGTCTGACGCGCGGGTCAAATACGAATCGCGCCTGGCGGGTCTCAACAATTACGAGAAGAACCTGCGCGGCCAGATCGAGGGCGCGCGCCGCGTCGGCCTGATCGACCGGCGGCGTATTCGCGAGCGGTCGCTGGCGGACTGGATCGCGCAGGACCGCAGCCGCGCCCAGTATGGCCGTGCGGTGCGCGATCTTCAGGCGCTGAGCGCGGAAAGCGCGGCGGCGGCGCGGGAGGACTACCTCTATAATTACGCCACCAATTCGCAGATGCTGGGCACCGCGCAGCGCCTCTATCGTCTGGCAAAGGAGCGGCAGAAGCCCGATGCGCAGCGCGATCCCGGTTTCCAGGAACGCGACATGACCTTCTTCCGCCAGGGCCTCCAGGCGCTCGACCGGCGCTACGATCCGGCGGTCGACAAGGCCGAATGGATGCTGTTCCTCGACCAGTATCTCGATCAGCCGGCGAACGGGCGCGTGGCCGTTCTCGACCGCGCGCTGGGGCTGACGGGAAATGTCGATCGCGCCGCGCTGTCGCAGCGGCTCGACACCTATTACGCCCAGACCGATCTCGACAGTGCCGAGCAGCGGCTGGCGCTGATGAATGCGACGCCTGCGCAATTGGAAGCGAGCGGCGATCCGTTCATGAAGCTCGCGGTCGCGCTCTACGATTACGAGCGCGGGCTGGAGACCGAAAGCGAAGCGCGCGCGGGCCGGATGCTGGCTGTGCGTCCGACCTATATGGAAGCGATCACCGACTGGCAGCGCTCGCAGGGCGTGGTCACCTATCCCGACGCCAACAGCACGCTGCGCGTGACCTATGGCAAGGTGCTGGGCGGCGTGCCGCGCGACGGGATGGCCTATCTGCCCTTCACCACGCTCGAAGGCATTCTGGAGAAGGACACGGGCGAAGACCCCTTCAACGCGCCCGCCAAGCAGCTGGAGGAAATCCGCCAGCGCGATTACGGGCCCTACAAGCTCGACAGCATCGGCAGCGTTCCGGTGAACTTCCTGTCCGATCTCGATTCGACCGGCGGGAACAGCGGATCGGCGACGCTCAATTCGCGTGCCGAACTGGTGGGCCTGTTGTTCGACGGTACGTTCGAAAGCGTCAATTCGGACTGGGATTTCGACCCCAAGACCACGCGCACCATCCATGTCGACACGCGCTATATGCTGTGGGTGATGGACAAGGTCGATGGCGCCGACGCGCTGATCGAAGAGATGGATATCGTCGACTGA
- the gatB gene encoding Asp-tRNA(Asn)/Glu-tRNA(Gln) amidotransferase subunit GatB: MSEYRIQGATGEWEVVIGLEVHAQVTSAAKLFSGASTAFGAEPNSQVSLVDAAMPGMLPVPNRECIRQAVRTGMAIDAQINRYSRFDRKNYFYADLPQGYQISQLYHPIVGEGQLTIEADEKAGIPQDKVIGIERIHVEQDAGKLMHDQHPTMSYVDLNRSGVALMEIVSRPDMRSPAEAGAYVRKLRSILRYVGSCDGNMEEGSMRADVNVSVRKPGEEFGTRTETKNVNSVRFVMQVIEYEANRQVDVLESGGSVDQETRLFDPGTGTTRTMRSKEDAHDYRYFPDPDLLPLELEESFLDDCRASLPELPDAKRRRYESELGLTPYNARELTAEVETYARFETLLGAVAAKIGKPEPQVATQTANWALSVAPGVMKSLGEEADPANATAEAQASILAMQDKGEISGGQAKEIYEIVLKSGRDPEEIADAEGLKQVSDTGAIEAAVDDIIAANQDKVDQYRGGKDKLFGFFVGQTMKAMQGKANPAVVNQILKDRLG; encoded by the coding sequence ATGAGTGAGTACCGCATCCAGGGCGCGACGGGCGAATGGGAGGTCGTGATCGGCCTCGAAGTCCACGCGCAGGTGACGAGCGCGGCCAAGCTGTTTTCGGGCGCCAGCACCGCCTTCGGCGCGGAGCCGAATTCGCAGGTCAGCCTCGTCGATGCCGCCATGCCGGGAATGCTCCCGGTGCCGAACCGCGAATGCATCCGCCAGGCCGTGCGCACTGGCATGGCGATCGACGCGCAGATCAACCGCTACAGCCGGTTCGACCGCAAGAACTACTTCTACGCCGACCTGCCGCAGGGCTACCAGATCAGCCAGCTCTACCACCCCATCGTCGGCGAGGGGCAGCTGACGATCGAGGCGGACGAGAAGGCGGGCATTCCGCAAGACAAGGTCATCGGGATCGAGCGCATCCATGTCGAACAGGATGCGGGCAAGCTGATGCACGATCAGCATCCGACCATGTCCTATGTCGATCTCAATCGCAGCGGTGTCGCCCTGATGGAGATCGTCAGCCGCCCCGATATGCGCTCACCGGCGGAGGCCGGGGCCTATGTGCGCAAGCTGCGTTCGATCCTGCGCTATGTCGGATCGTGCGACGGGAACATGGAAGAAGGCTCGATGCGCGCGGACGTGAACGTTTCCGTGCGCAAGCCGGGCGAGGAATTCGGCACGCGGACCGAGACGAAGAACGTCAACAGCGTGCGCTTCGTCATGCAGGTCATCGAATACGAGGCCAATCGCCAGGTCGATGTGCTGGAGAGCGGCGGCAGCGTCGATCAGGAAACGCGCCTGTTCGATCCGGGCACCGGCACCACGCGGACCATGCGGTCGAAGGAAGACGCGCATGATTACCGCTATTTCCCCGATCCCGACCTGCTGCCGCTGGAGCTGGAGGAAAGCTTCCTCGACGATTGTCGCGCCTCGCTACCCGAACTGCCCGACGCCAAACGGCGGCGCTATGAGAGCGAGCTGGGGCTGACGCCCTATAATGCGCGCGAGCTGACCGCCGAGGTCGAGACCTATGCGCGCTTCGAAACGCTGCTGGGCGCGGTCGCGGCCAAGATCGGCAAGCCGGAACCCCAAGTCGCTACGCAGACCGCGAACTGGGCGCTGTCCGTGGCGCCGGGCGTGATGAAGTCGCTCGGCGAGGAAGCCGATCCCGCCAACGCCACTGCCGAGGCGCAGGCGAGCATCCTCGCCATGCAGGACAAGGGCGAGATTTCGGGCGGGCAGGCGAAGGAGATTTACGAGATCGTCCTCAAGTCCGGCCGCGATCCCGAGGAAATCGCCGATGCAGAGGGCCTGAAGCAGGTCAGCGACACCGGCGCGATCGAGGCCGCGGTGGACGACATCATTGCCGCCAATCAGGACAAGGTAGACCAATATCGCGGCGGCAAGGACAAGCTGTTCGGCTTCTTCGTCGGCCAGACGATGAAGGCGATGCAGGGCAAGGCCAATCCGGCGGTGGTGAATCAGATTCTGAAGGACCGGCTGGGGTGA
- the gatA gene encoding Asp-tRNA(Asn)/Glu-tRNA(Gln) amidotransferase subunit GatA has protein sequence MTDLTELGVKALRDGIASGDFTAREAAEAFNVAVEKASALNAFIVTTPDHALAAADAVDAKRAKGEDLGKMGGVPIGMKDLFCTDGVQTTAASHILEGFVPRYESTVSQKLWEAGAGMLGKLNLDQFAMGSSNETSYFGNVSSPWKKAGTNAAMSPGGSSGGSSAAVAARIAPAATGTDTGGSIRQPAAFAGITGIKPTYGRCSRWGVVAFASSLDQAGPMARSVEDCAIMLEAMAGFDPKDATSLQMDVPNWEAALDADLKGKRIGIPREYRMDGTDAEILSSWEQGKEWLRDAGAEIVDIALPHTKYALPAYYIIAPAEASSNLARYDGVRYGLRDLPDGAGLQDMYAATRADGFGDEVKRRILIGTYVLSAGFYDAYYTQAQKVRALVARDFENAWSQCDAILAPTTPTASFPLGSLNDDPLTMYLNDVFAVPASLAGLPAMSVPAGLNADGLPLGLQIVGKPFDEQGVLNAGLAIEQRAGFTAKPEAWWC, from the coding sequence ATGACCGACCTGACCGAACTGGGCGTAAAGGCCCTGCGTGACGGCATCGCCAGCGGCGATTTCACCGCGCGCGAGGCCGCCGAAGCCTTCAACGTCGCCGTCGAAAAGGCGAGCGCGCTGAACGCCTTCATCGTAACCACGCCCGATCACGCGCTGGCCGCCGCCGACGCCGTCGACGCGAAGCGCGCCAAGGGCGAGGATCTGGGTAAAATGGGCGGCGTGCCGATCGGGATGAAGGACCTGTTCTGCACCGACGGGGTGCAGACCACCGCCGCGAGCCACATCCTCGAAGGCTTCGTCCCGCGCTATGAAAGCACCGTCTCGCAGAAATTGTGGGAAGCGGGCGCGGGGATGCTCGGAAAGCTCAATCTCGACCAGTTCGCGATGGGATCGTCGAACGAGACCAGCTATTTCGGCAATGTCTCTTCGCCCTGGAAGAAGGCGGGCACCAATGCCGCGATGAGCCCGGGCGGTTCCTCCGGCGGGTCCAGCGCCGCGGTCGCCGCGCGGATCGCGCCTGCCGCCACCGGCACGGACACGGGCGGCTCGATCCGCCAGCCCGCTGCTTTCGCGGGGATCACCGGTATCAAGCCGACCTATGGAAGGTGCAGCCGCTGGGGCGTCGTCGCCTTCGCCAGCAGCCTCGATCAGGCGGGTCCGATGGCGCGCAGCGTGGAAGATTGCGCCATCATGCTCGAAGCGATGGCGGGCTTCGATCCCAAAGATGCGACCAGCCTCCAGATGGACGTGCCGAACTGGGAAGCCGCGCTCGACGCCGATCTCAAGGGCAAGCGCATCGGCATCCCGCGCGAATACCGCATGGACGGGACCGACGCGGAAATTCTCTCCAGCTGGGAGCAGGGCAAGGAATGGCTGCGCGATGCGGGCGCCGAGATCGTCGATATTGCGCTGCCCCACACCAAATACGCGCTGCCCGCCTATTACATCATCGCGCCCGCCGAAGCGTCGAGCAATCTCGCCCGCTATGACGGGGTGCGCTACGGCCTGCGCGACCTGCCGGACGGGGCAGGCCTTCAGGACATGTACGCCGCCACGCGCGCCGACGGGTTCGGGGACGAGGTCAAGCGCCGCATCCTGATCGGCACCTATGTCTTGAGCGCGGGCTTCTACGACGCCTATTACACGCAGGCGCAGAAGGTCCGTGCGCTCGTCGCCCGGGATTTCGAGAACGCCTGGTCGCAATGCGACGCCATCCTCGCGCCGACGACTCCGACTGCGAGCTTCCCGCTGGGGTCGCTCAACGACGATCCGCTGACCATGTATCTGAACGACGTCTTTGCCGTGCCCGCCAGCCTCGCGGGGCTCCCGGCGATGAGCGTGCCCGCCGGTCTCAACGCGGACGGCCTGCCGCTCGGCCTCCAGATCGTGGGCAAGCCCTTCGACGAACAGGGCGTGCTGAACGCAGGCCTCGCGATCGAACAGCGGGCCGGGTTCACGGCCAAGCCGGAGGCCTGGTGGTGCTAG